A window of Candidatus Angelobacter sp. genomic DNA:
TCAAGAGCACCGAAACTTACAAGGAGTTCTACGGTCATGATCATCCCGCGCCGGACCTGATGAGAAAATCCGTTTACGGTTTGCCCGAGGTTTATCGGAAAGAAATCAAGGACGCGTCGCTCGTGGCGTCACCGGGCTGTTATCCGACCAGCGTCCTGCTGCCGATCATTCCCCTGCTCCGCGCAAAGCTCATCAACCCGCACAGCATCATCGCCGACTCGCTCAGCGGCGTCAGCGGCGCGGGCCGAAAAGTCGAGGCGGATTACCTCTTCGTCGAATGCAACGAGAGCGCGCGTCCTTACGGCGTGCCGAAGCACCGGCACCTGTCCGAGATTGAAGAGCAACTCGCGCTCGCCGTCGGCGCGAACGTGACCATCCAGTTCACGCCGCACCTCATCCCGGTGAACCGCGGCATTCTCACCACGATTTATCTCGCGCCGGAAAAGCATTTCAAGACTTCCGCCGAAGCCGACGCGCTCGACAAAAAAGTCGCCGCCTGTTACCAGTCAGCTTACGGCGATGAACCGTTCGTCCGCCGGCTCAACCGCGAAACGCTGCCCGACACCAAGAATGTCGTTGGCACGAACGTCATCGAAATCGCCTGGCGACTCGATCCGCGGACCGGACGGCTCATTGTCATGAGCGCCGAGGACAACCTCGTCAAAGGCGCCAGCGGCCAGGCCGTGCAAAGCATGAACATCCTCTGCGGATTCCCCGAGACCGCGGGGCTCGTTTGATTTCCCACCTCCACGCGCCTGTTGGGCTCCATAATTCTCAATGAACGCAAAGTTTAGGCAAATCCCCGGCTCCATCGTCGCGCCGAAAGGCTTTCTCGCGGCTGGAGTCTTCTGCGACATCAAACGAATCGGCACCGGCAAAGGCTCGCAAAAGGGAAAGAAACGCGACCTCGCGCTCATCGTCTCCGAAGTGCCGTCAACGGTCGCCGGCATGTTCACCACGAATCAGGTCTGCGCCGCTCCGGTCAAGGTTTGCATCGAACGCGTTAAGTGCGGCGTCGCGCAAGCGCTCGTGGTGAACTCCGGCAACGCCAACGCCTGCACCGGCAGGCAGGGCCTG
This region includes:
- the argC gene encoding N-acetyl-gamma-glutamyl-phosphate reductase, encoding MNRKVAVVGASGYSGEELVRLLLKHPHAELAAVTSRQYAGRTVAETFPRFAHYPRAKGLRFSEPNAELLAKQAEVVFLALPHGVAAAYAVPLLQSGCLVIDLSADFRLKSTETYKEFYGHDHPAPDLMRKSVYGLPEVYRKEIKDASLVASPGCYPTSVLLPIIPLLRAKLINPHSIIADSLSGVSGAGRKVEADYLFVECNESARPYGVPKHRHLSEIEEQLALAVGANVTIQFTPHLIPVNRGILTTIYLAPEKHFKTSAEADALDKKVAACYQSAYGDEPFVRRLNRETLPDTKNVVGTNVIEIAWRLDPRTGRLIVMSAEDNLVKGASGQAVQSMNILCGFPETAGLV
- a CDS encoding bifunctional ornithine acetyltransferase/N-acetylglutamate synthase, which translates into the protein MNAKFRQIPGSIVAPKGFLAAGVFCDIKRIGTGKGSQKGKKRDLALIVSEVPSTVAGMFTTNQVCAAPVKVCIERVKCGVAQALVVNSGNANACTGRQGL